From Desulfobacterales bacterium, the proteins below share one genomic window:
- a CDS encoding 4Fe-4S binding protein: protein MIIDQEICSGCGECVFTCTLDAIFQGDDTADIDREKCVECENCLRVAGCPTGALQQDELIWPRIIRKYFSDNQFKWPEGMRYTTGSGRGTEECKTNDRTGKFKHGYVGVVVELGRPNSGTYLYNAEKNHSNADGSRRRDG from the coding sequence ATGATCATTGATCAGGAGATCTGCAGCGGGTGCGGCGAATGCGTCTTTACCTGCACCCTTGATGCAATCTTTCAGGGGGATGATACGGCCGATATTGATCGGGAGAAGTGCGTGGAATGCGAGAATTGCCTCAGGGTGGCGGGATGCCCCACCGGAGCGCTGCAACAGGATGAACTCATCTGGCCCAGGATTATACGCAAATACTTCAGCGACAATCAGTTTAAATGGCCGGAGGGCATGCGTTATACCACCGGCTCCGGACGGGGAACTGAGGAATGCAAGACCAACGATCGCACCGGCAAATTCAAACACGGGTATGTCGGCGTTGTTGTTGAACTGGGCCGGCCCAACAGCGGCACCTATCTCTATAATGCCGAAAAAAATCATTCAAACGCTGATGGAAGCCGGCGCCGAGATGGGTGA
- a CDS encoding 2-dehydropantoate 2-reductase, whose translation MKKKIVIFGAGAVGGYTGGRMAQAGEDILLIDPWAEHIDCIKRDGLHLSTPDEAHTVKVPAMHLHEVQSLAKNPVDIVFVSVKSYDTEWAAAMMKQYLKPDGFIVSLQNSINEERIAGIVGWGKTVGCIASGISVDLYKPGHIKRTLGPGAKGKLVFRSGEVHGRMTERVEHIAEMLSVVDGAKVTTNLWGERWTKLVVNSMNNAVSAVTGLNSKMIVEQEAPRMLSIQLGAEAVQVGMALGYDLENIRGMTAETLMAAGRGEQKAVAEIQDKMLETTKHRTEEGRPSTAQDIRKGRRTETDFINGLVAQKGREAGLPTPANEKITALMKRLEKGELKPSPENIVGILN comes from the coding sequence ATGAAAAAAAAGATCGTGATATTTGGTGCGGGCGCTGTGGGGGGCTATACAGGCGGGCGAATGGCCCAGGCCGGAGAAGATATCTTATTGATTGATCCGTGGGCGGAACACATCGATTGCATCAAGCGGGACGGTCTGCATCTCAGCACACCTGATGAAGCCCATACGGTCAAGGTACCGGCCATGCATCTGCATGAAGTGCAAAGCCTGGCAAAGAACCCGGTTGATATCGTGTTTGTCTCTGTTAAATCATACGACACCGAATGGGCGGCAGCCATGATGAAGCAGTATTTGAAGCCCGACGGATTTATCGTGTCGCTGCAGAACAGCATCAACGAAGAGCGCATTGCCGGGATCGTCGGATGGGGCAAAACTGTGGGGTGCATCGCCAGCGGCATCAGTGTGGATTTATATAAGCCGGGGCACATCAAGCGAACCCTGGGACCCGGCGCAAAGGGAAAGCTGGTTTTCCGGTCGGGAGAGGTCCATGGACGCATGACCGAGCGGGTAGAGCATATAGCGGAAATGCTGAGTGTGGTCGACGGGGCTAAGGTAACCACCAATCTCTGGGGTGAAAGGTGGACAAAGCTTGTGGTCAATTCCATGAATAACGCCGTTTCCGCGGTAACGGGGCTGAACAGCAAGATGATTGTGGAACAGGAAGCGCCGCGGATGTTATCCATACAGCTGGGCGCCGAGGCGGTTCAGGTGGGGATGGCACTGGGATATGATCTGGAGAATATACGGGGTATGACGGCCGAAACGCTCATGGCCGCCGGCAGGGGTGAACAAAAGGCAGTGGCGGAAATTCAAGATAAAATGCTTGAAACCACAAAGCATCGTACCGAAGAAGGCCGCCCGTCAACCGCCCAGGATATCCGCAAAGGGCGCCGCACCGAAACCGACTTTATCAACGGTCTGGTCGCCCAAAAAGGGAGGGAAGCCGGCTTGCCGACCCCTGCCAATGAAAAAATCACGGCATTGATGAAACGGCTGGAGAAGGGCGAACTTAAGCCGAGTCCTGAAAATATTGTCGGTATTTTAAATTGA